A stretch of Mesoplodon densirostris isolate mMesDen1 chromosome 7, mMesDen1 primary haplotype, whole genome shotgun sequence DNA encodes these proteins:
- the ZFTA gene encoding zinc finger translocation-associated protein → MEPGGDHRSRSGGGRGGPGPAAASARGRRLPPAGSSGGAEPEEDDGGQDLQLEGGALGTWGSAPLPSSRARGPASSGRKYSDHCEARASRPGKSRIPGRDHRRYYHDHWRLEYLMDFNPARHGMVCMVCGSSLATLKLSTIKRHIRQKHPYSLHWSPREKEVISNSWDAHLGLGACGEAEGLGAQGAEEEEEEEEEEEEEGAGLQACPPKGPGKAPAGGGGRRQRRGGSGAPRARRRRLSASRRAGGSRGLGARRLERRLKESLQNWFRAECLMDYDPRGNRLVCMACGRALPSLHLDDIRAHVLEVHPSSLGLSGPQRSALLQAWGGQPEALSELTQSPPDDDLVPQDLTRKSRDSAPAAGAPSSQDLSPPDVKEEAGWVPERPGPAEEEELEEGERVGIPGRSPRGRDHRRHYQERWRLEYLMELDGGRRGLVCMVCGGALASLKMSTIKRHIRQRHPGSTRLSGPVRALIAQEWSEKAAHLLALGLPCPESPRDPAAPSTAAASEEGGGEEEEEPEEEEEWWGDVPHSPGEPSERPAEEEEDDEDGPEPGGLAFPPLPPPPPPPPPPPPPPPRSREQRRNYQPRWRGEYLMDYDGSRRGLVCMVCGGALATLKVSTIKRHILQVHPFSMDFTPEERQTILEAYEEAALRCYGHEGFGPPAPAPRDGGADLKAGAVCRA, encoded by the exons ATGGAGCCTGGCGGGGACCACCGGAGCCGGAGCGGCGGCGGCAGGGGCGGCCCCGGGCCAGCAGCGGCCTCGGCACGGGGCCGACGGCTGCCGCCCGCCGGATCGAGCGGCGGCGCGGAGCCCGAGGAGGACGACGGCG GGCAAGATCTTCAGCTGGAAGGGGGTGCCTTGGGGACCTGGGGGAGTgcccccctgccctcctccagggCCAGGGGACCAGCATCCTCAGGCAGGAAATACTCAGACCACTGTGAGGCCCGGGCCTCGAGGCCTGGAAAGAGCCGCATCCCTGGCCGTGACCACCGGCGCTACTACCACGACCACTGGCGGCTGGAGTACCTAATGGACTTCAACCCTGCCCGTCACGGCATGGTGTGCATGGTGTGCGGCAGCTCCCTGGCCACTCTCAAGCTCAGCACCATCAAGCGACACATCCGCCAAAAGCACCCCTACTCCCTGCATTGGAGTCCCCGGGAGAAGGAAGTCATCAGCAACAGCTGGGATGCCCACTTGGGGCTGGGGGCCTGTGGAGAGGCTGAGGGCCTAGGGGCCCAgggggctgaggaggaggaggaggaggaggaggaagaggaggaggaaggggccgGCCTCCAGGCTTGCCCTCCCAAGGGCCCAG GCAAAGCCCCAGCTGGTGGGGGTGGCCGGCGCCAGCGGCGAGGGGGCTCAGGGGCACCCCGGGCTCGGCGTCGGCGCCTGTCTGCCTCCCGGAGGGCTGGGGGCAGCAGGGGGCTGGGTGCCCGGCGCCTGGAGCGGAGGCTGAAGGAGTCCCTGCAGAACTGGTTCCGGGCAGAGTGTCTCATGGACTATGACCCGCGGGGGAACCGGCTGGTGTGCATGGCCTGTGGCCGGGCACTACCCAGCTTGCACCTGGATGACATCCGTGCCCACGTGCTGGAGGTGCACCCCAGCTCCCTGGGGCTCAGCGGCCCCCAGCGCAGCGCCCTGCTGCAAGCCTGGGGTGGCCAGCCCGAGGCACTGTCTGAGCTCACCCAGTCCCCACCAG ACGATGACCTCGTCCCCCAGGACCTGACCAGAAAGAGCCGGGACTCGGCCCCCGCTGCTGGAGCCCCCTCCTCTCAGGATCTCAGCCCCCCAGACGTAAAGGAAGAGGCTGGCTGGGTCCCTGAGAGGCCCGGGCcggcagaggaggaggagctggaggagggcGAGAGGGTGGGGATCCCGGGCCGGTCTCCGCGGGGCCGCGACCACCGCCGCCACTACCAGGAGCGCTGGCGGCTGGAGTACCTCATGGAGTTGGACGGCGGCCGGCGCGGCCTGGTGTGCATGGTGTGCGGGGGCGCGCTGGCCTCGCTCAAGATGAGCACCATCAAGCGGCACATCCGCCAGCGCCACCCGGGCTCCACGCGCCTCAGCGGGCCAGTCAGGGCCCTCATCGCCCAGGAGTGGAGCGAGAAGGCCGCCCACCTGCTGGCCTTGGGGCTGCCCTGCCCCGAGTCCCCCAGGGACCCTGCCGCCCCCAGCACAGCCGCAGCCTccgaggaggggggaggggaagaggaggaggagccagaggaggaggaggagtggtgGG GCGACGTCCCGCATTCCCCTGGAGAACCGTCGGAGCGGCCCGCCGAGGAAGAGGAGGACGATGAAGACGGCCCAGAACCCGGGGGACTCGCTTTCCCAccactgccgccgccgccgccgccgccgccgcctcccccgCCGCCTCCCCCCCGCAGCCGAGAGCAGCGGCGGAACTACCAGCCGCGCTGGCGGGGCGAGTACCTGATGGACTACGACGGCAGCCGGCGCGGCCTGGTGTGCATGGTGTGCGGGGGCGCGCTGGCCACGCTCAAGGTCAGCACCATCAAACGGCACATTCTGCAGGTGCACCCCTTCTCCATGGACTTCACGCCCGAGGAGCGCCAGACCATCCTGGAGGCCTACGAGGAGGCGGCACTACGCTGCTACGGCCACGAGGGCTTTGGACCGCCCGCCCCGGCGCCGCGCGACGGCGGCGCGGACCTCAAGGCGGGCGCCGTGTGTCGGGCGTAG